Proteins encoded within one genomic window of Aquarana catesbeiana isolate 2022-GZ linkage group LG03, ASM4218655v1, whole genome shotgun sequence:
- the LOC141133819 gene encoding phospholipid scramblase 3-like isoform X2 produces MDGFPVAPPGLEYLLQVDGLFIKETRNSIFQNYNTYDLFGTDGQLVYQATEQRECCGPRMDCRVANTQGYNVLNLLVPLECCACDAKLQVSSSSGEILGYIMQEWTIFTLSFDILDPSGLVCFNVKGPGWGEGFMSDLHYKIFSADRITEIGVITRVLRGFRKEVFSYKDNYTINFPIDLHVSLKAMIMASALFIDLLIEEHRRREQYRALRRR; encoded by the exons ATGGACGGATTTCCTGTTGCTCCACCTGGACTGGAATATCTTCTGCAG GTCGATGGACTCTTCATAAAAGAGACAA GGAACAGTATATTCCAGAACTATAATACGTATGATTTGTTTGGCACCGATGGCCAACTTGTGTACCAAGCCACTGAGCAGCGGGAGTGTTGTGGTCCTCGGATGGATTGCAGGGTTGCCAACACCCAAGGATATAATGTCCTCAACCTTCTTGTGCCTTTGGAGTGCTGTGCATGTGATGCCAAG TTGCAGGTCTCCAGTTCCTCCGGGGAGATCCTCGGCTACATAATGCAAGAGTGGACAATTTTTACCTTAAGTTTCGACATCTTGGATCCATCGGGACttgtttgttttaatgtgaaaggtcCAGGATGGGGGGAAGGCTTTATGTCTGACCTCCATTATAAG atTTTCTCTGCTGATAGAATTACAGAAATAGGAGTCATCACACGTGTATTGCGGGGGTTCAGGAAGGAGGTGTTCAGCTATAAAGACAACTATACCATCAATTTCCCAATAGACCTCCATGTCTCCCTGAAAGCCATGATAATGGCCTCCGCCCTATTCATT GACCTTCTGATTGAAGAGCACAGGCGCCGAGAACAGTACCGAGCCTTGAGACGACGCTGA
- the LOC141133820 gene encoding zona pellucida sperm-binding protein 3-like, protein MGRMGFLVKGGWVLLLAVAYWSGFGCDGVLVRHGRQSDWWRSNQRALPGQGSSRWGSREWNANRPVVGVGAPRGSLAGRVGGVPRDLPQPGTSPISIQCGEDNMVVNVQRDFYGIGKLVQPSDLSLGPRGCKPNPQSTDTTVTFQINLQDCGNTVQMTQDWLIYTTNLTYSPTSSIPIIRTNAAVVPIMCFYYRHGNVSSQAIKPTWVPFSTTVSLEERLSFSLVLMTEDWRGPRSSPIYQLGDILYIQASVDTRNQIDMILYVDRCVATISPDATSSPRYDIITDNGCLVDGTQADASSAFIAPRVQTNTLQFTVDAFRFLGNDVSLIYLTCYLRAAAATQVPDPINKACSYSKATNSWSAVEGPSSICQCCETPGTCSNPTGLTAGGRSRFGRPRAFGKREALDEPNMEEEQSVTTLGPLLVIGPKQSDLAAAVMKKESTPTELWWLVAVGCVSVLVVTVCTVLIVKSLKMPQYVLSEK, encoded by the exons ATGGGCAGGATGGGTTTTCTGGTGAAAGGTGGTTGGGTGCTGCTCCTGGCTGTGGCCTATTGGTCAGGATTTGGCTGTGATGGAGTCTTGGTGAGACATGGCCGCCAGTCAGATTGGTGGAGGAGCAACCAGCGGGCTCTACCTGGCCAGGGCTCTTCTAGATGGGGCTCAAGAGAATGGAATGCTAATCGTCCTGTTGTGGGTGTTGGGGCTCCTAGGGGTTCACTTGCTGGACGTGTTGGAGGGGTTCCACGAGATCTGCCACAGCCTGGGACCTCCCCTATTAGCATCCAGTGTGGAGAGGACAACATGGTAGTCAATGTTCAGAGGGATTTCTATGGGATTGGGAAGCTGGTTCAACCTTCTGACCTGAGCCTGGGGCCCCGTGGCTGTAAACCCAACCCCCAGAGTACAGACACCACTGTTACCTTCCAGATCAACCTCCAGGACTGCGGCAACACAGTGCAG ATGACTCAAGACTGGCTAATCTACACCACCAACCTGACCTACAGCCCAACCTCCTCCATTCCAATCATCAGAACCAACGCGGCTGTGGTCCCCATAATGTGCTTCTACTACCG GCACGGTAATGTGAGCAGCCAGGCCATTAAGCCAACATGGGTTCCATTCAGCACCACCGTGTCTTTAGAAGAAAGGTTGTCCTTCTCTTTGGTCCTGATGACTG AGGACTGGCGTGGTCCCAGAAGTTCTCCCATCTATCAGTTGGGGGATATTCTCTACATACAGGCCTCTGTGGATACTCGCAACCAAATTGATATGATCCTGTATGTGGACCGCTGTGTGGCCACCATATCTCCTGATGCCACCTCTTCTCCACGTTACGACATCATTACAGACAATGG GTGTCTGGTGGATGGAACACAAGCTGATGCCTCCTCAGCCTTCATCGCTCCAAGGGTCCAGACAAACACTCTACAGTTCACGGTGGATGCCTTCCGGTTCCTAGGAAATGATGTATCTCTG ATCTACTTGACCTGTTACCTGAGAGCTGCTGCTGCCACCCAGGTCCCAGATCCCATTAACAAGGCCTGTTCCTATAGTAAAGCCACCAACAG ctGGTCTGCAGTTGAGGGCCCCAGCAGTATCTGCCAGTGTTGTGAGACACCAGGCACCTGTAGCAACCCTACTGGTTTGACGGCAGGAGGAAGGAGCCGATTTGGAAGACCGAGAGCCTTTGGGAAAAGGGAAGCCTTGGATG AACCTAACATGGAAGAGGAACAGTCGGTGACCACCTTGGGACCTCTGCTTGTGATTGGACCAAAACAAAGCGACCTTGCAGCTGCAGTGATGAAGAAAGAGTCCACCCCCACAGAGCTCTGGTGGTTGGTGGCTGTCGGGTGTGTCAGTGTTCTTGTAGTCACTGTGTGCACAGTGCTCATTGTGAAGTCTCTAAAAATGCCGCAATATGTATTGTCTGAGAAATAA